The following is a genomic window from Cervus canadensis isolate Bull #8, Minnesota chromosome 25, ASM1932006v1, whole genome shotgun sequence.
tcctttttaattaacaGAAACCATTCAGCctatttttaagtagattttaaaggggaaaaaacggACTAAGGACATCAAGGAGATAGTATTCTCGTTTTATGGATGTGAAAACATGCTTTCAACTTGATTCACATGTGGAAAGGCGGCCCTCTGAAAATCTaagctgctttctttctttcttgtgcagggtgatggtggcctgtGTTTCCAGTCATCTGAGAAAAACAGGAGATGGTgctaaaacatttattatctttctttGCCATTTACTCAGAGGACTCCGTGAGATCACAGACAAGGAAAaggattatttcctttttgaaaatattcaaaCCTGTGGAAGGCATTGGAAAAATTGCTGTCAGTGGAAATTTATTTCCCAAGCTCTTCTAACATTTCAGACACAAATATTAGACTACATTATGGACCATTACTTAAGTAGACACTTCTTGTCAATCTTTTCTTCATGCAGTAAAGAAAGAACATTGTGTAGGAGTTCTTTAGAGATGCTCTTAGGAGCATACTTTTGTGGAAGAGTGGGAAGAAATAATCACAACTTGATATCTCAGTTGATGTGTGACTATGTTTTCAAGTGTACAGCTTGTGAAAGTAGGTTTGAAGAAGTACTTGAGATAGTGGATGACTGTTTTGTTGAGTTGAAAGTTGGTGTCACCGGCCTCCCTGTTTCTGATTCCAGGATCATAGCTGGGCTTGTGCTTCAGAGAGACTTTTCTGTGTACTGTCCAGCAGATGGTGACATAAGAATAGCGATAGTAACAGAAACCATTCAGCCTCTTTTTTCAGTTTCTGGATCAGAGTTTATTCTAAATTCAGAAGCGCAGTTTCAGACATCTCAGCTTTGGATTacagaaagaacaaaagcaaTAGTGAAACATTTACAGAGTCAGAATGTAAAATTACTCCTATCTACTGTGAAACAACCAGACTTAGTAATTTATTGTGCAGGACTGAATGGCATATCTGTGGTGGAGTGTTTATCATCTGAAGAACTTTCTCTTATCCAGAGAGTCATTGGTCTTGCTCCCTTTGCACTACCAGAGGCCTCTTCTCAGTATGAACTCTCGCACACTGCTTTGGTGAAATTCTGTAAACCCCTCATCCTTAGGTCCAAAAGGTATGTTCATCTTGGCTTGATGAGCACCTGTTCGTTTACACCACACTGTGTAGTTCTTTGTGGACCGGTGCAGGGTCTCATTGAACAACACGAGGATGCTTTACATGGAGCATTTAAAATGCTTCGGCAGGTATTTAAAGACCTTGATCTAAATTATGTGACACAAACCAGTGACCAAAATTGCACATCAGGTCCTCGTATATATGAGAATAGTAGAG
Proteins encoded in this region:
- the BBS10 gene encoding Bardet-Biedl syndrome 10 protein isoform X1, yielding MAAAGSVTVALHVAEVLETIVSGCLGPEGRQVLCTKPTGEVLLSRDGGRLLKALHLEHPVARVMVACVSSHLRKTGDGAKTFIIFLCHLLRGLREITDKEKDYFLFENIQTCGRHWKNCCQWKFISQALLTFQTQILDYIMDHYLSRHFLSIFSSCSKERTLCRSSLEMLLGAYFCGRVGRNNHNLISQLMCDYVFKCTACESRFEEVLEIVDDCFVELKVGVTGLPVSDSRIIAGLVLQRDFSVYCPADGDIRIAIVTETIQPLFSVSGSEFILNSEAQFQTSQLWITERTKAIVKHLQSQNVKLLLSTVKQPDLVIYCAGLNGISVVECLSSEELSLIQRVIGLAPFALPEASSQYELSHTALVKFCKPLILRSKRYVHLGLMSTCSFTPHCVVLCGPVQGLIEQHEDALHGAFKMLRQVFKDLDLNYVTQTSDQNCTSGPRIYENSRENNELPKIVNSSIQRSYQDTVVKNKGELAKTQTNLKVCSNLIVPGVKLEENVLCSGPKVAVTDSYQTEETLRCSSPNKGTIMDDHEPYIESNSANSTTENTRREISYGNLQVTKLARKDSMLSLRYKSLEMCTSQSYYFSSIPAGCVLPVGGNFEILLHYYLLNYAKKCQQSEQTMVSRIIANALLGVPKILYKSKKGNYSFPQVYVRAFQALQTNQPMISNQTGLESVAGKYQLLTSVLQCLTNILTVDLVINIERQPQEIYDQDSEEEL
- the BBS10 gene encoding Bardet-Biedl syndrome 10 protein isoform X2, with amino-acid sequence MVACVSSHLRKTGDGAKTFIIFLCHLLRGLREITDKEKDYFLFENIQTCGRHWKNCCQWKFISQALLTFQTQILDYIMDHYLSRHFLSIFSSCSKERTLCRSSLEMLLGAYFCGRVGRNNHNLISQLMCDYVFKCTACESRFEEVLEIVDDCFVELKVGVTGLPVSDSRIIAGLVLQRDFSVYCPADGDIRIAIVTETIQPLFSVSGSEFILNSEAQFQTSQLWITERTKAIVKHLQSQNVKLLLSTVKQPDLVIYCAGLNGISVVECLSSEELSLIQRVIGLAPFALPEASSQYELSHTALVKFCKPLILRSKRYVHLGLMSTCSFTPHCVVLCGPVQGLIEQHEDALHGAFKMLRQVFKDLDLNYVTQTSDQNCTSGPRIYENSRENNELPKIVNSSIQRSYQDTVVKNKGELAKTQTNLKVCSNLIVPGVKLEENVLCSGPKVAVTDSYQTEETLRCSSPNKGTIMDDHEPYIESNSANSTTENTRREISYGNLQVTKLARKDSMLSLRYKSLEMCTSQSYYFSSIPAGCVLPVGGNFEILLHYYLLNYAKKCQQSEQTMVSRIIANALLGVPKILYKSKKGNYSFPQVYVRAFQALQTNQPMISNQTGLESVAGKYQLLTSVLQCLTNILTVDLVINIERQPQEIYDQDSEEEL